DNA sequence from the Cyprinus carpio isolate SPL01 chromosome B13, ASM1834038v1, whole genome shotgun sequence genome:
TAATTCAATCGTGACAACTGTGTGCTTGATCCCCCTGAAAGCTttctcaatcaatcaatcaatcagataAAACTCACAAAAATGCTCTTTTCCAGGATTAACCTGAAAGCATAATTTACCTGACAAGGTGTGAGAGAATAGAGAAGACATCCTGATGTGTGAGAGGATTATCTTCAATAAAAGATGCCtctgttttgtaattattaaagTGCATCTAGTAAATGTGTTCTGAGAAAACAAGCACAAATGAGCATGAATCAGACTGAATGCATTTCCACTCATTCTGTTGTTTACATATGCCTTGACAGTGTAGAAGACAGTGTGTGTGGATGTTGAGGAGGtgccagactgtgtgtgtgtcgagTATAATGCTGTTAAATCATGTTTCTCGGCTCTCTGCTGGTTCTTCTTCTGTTTGACCTGTTTTATTGATGACATGATATATTATGTGAAACAGACTTCAGACAAACAAGCTCTAtctctgtatttgtgtgtgtttatttgatataGGACAGTAGTGTTACTAGGATACTATGATGTGCATTTGGATATGCTGGGTGGACAAAGTTcatttaaaacagtggttctcaattagGGATCCGGGGCCCGCTGGGGGTCTCAGCAGTACTCAATATTTCATCAGGTggaaatttaaagggatacttcaccccaaaattaaaattttgtcattaatcacttacccccatgtagttccaaacccgtaaaagcttcgttcatcttcggaacacaatttaagatattttggatgaaaaccgggaggcttgtgactgtcccatagactgccaagtaagttacactgtcaaggtccagaaaagtatgaaagacatcgtcagaatagtccatctgccatcagtgattcagccgtaacgttatgaagcgatgagaatactttttgtaagtgaagaaaacaaataacgacatggtttggaacgacatgggggtaaggaattaatgacaaaattttcattttggggtggaggattcctttaattaatgtaaaaaatatttatcctGTAAATCAAGTAGTACAATAAGGGGAGACAAAGGttaagaaccactgatttaaaaacaaataaaattcaaatcatTGCCATTTCAGAATGTACAAAATACCACAAAATACCACTACCACTGCATTGCAAAATAGTTCACTTGAATATATTTTCCAATTCTGTGGCAAAACACAGTATTGTACTGTAACACTAAGCAGTCAGTTAACCtaagcatatatacacacaaatctGTTTAGCAACAGATGGAGATGGACGGCAGTAAccagaaagaaaaacattcattgtAAGTTTTCAGAGcagattattttaattaaccGCTTCCACAGATGCCAGCCCTCAAATGGAGCCAGCGGCGGTCTGTGTTCCTGCCAGCCAAGTGTCTCCAGGCCTAAAAGCTGGTTCACACTGCCCCAACAAACAGCAGCATATATTTTAAGAAGTTTTCTGGAAGTATAATGTTTGgaaacataaatgttattttcacaGTGACCCAACAAGCACCAACACTGCTCCAACAAAACTGCTAGAATTGACCACAGAAATGTCAATTCTGTATAAGCTATGCTTGGTTATAGACTCACTTAATTCTGTTCCTCCTGTCTCTCCAGGTTGTGAGTTGTATGCATTCTGTGGGGCTTTATTTGGCATCTGCTCCATGATCACTCTCATGGTCATCGCTGTGGATCGATATTTCGTGATCACACGGCCTCTAGCCTCCATCGGTGTGTTGTCTCAAAAGAGAGCTCTGCTGATCCTTCTGATAGCTTGGGCTTATTCACTTGGCTGGAGCCTGCCACCCTTCTTTGGCTGGAGTAAGTGTACTATAtctgttgttttaacattttaagccTATTTAACTTTGTGAACTGTTTTAATTGAAAAGTGTTcttatgcttttttgttttgaattaatgCCACTTTGATATTTTTATCTAACAGGCCTGCAAGGgcattcatactgtacattattaacTGTGgcctgaagggatagttcacccaaaaatgtaaattatgtcatcgtttactcactctcatgttgttccagaactgtatgactttctttcttctgaagaacacaaagaggttattttgaacaatgttgtaACTAAACAGTTCTGATGacctttgacttccattgtatggacaaaaccaatacactgagacattttgcaaaatatatattttttatgttcagcagaaaagaaagacatataggttttgaacaacatgagggtgaataaattgaCATTGAACTATCACGTTAAGTGTAACATCATATCCACTGCATGTGTTTCTATAGAAAATCAACAGAATTCCCACAAATGTTGTTCCATTTAGTCAAACAACAAAGAATTTTATATTGAACAATAGTGATGAAATGTTAAGGGTTCATGAagtcccagcatgcactgcatcATTAGTAAATTATATGGCTACTGTTATaagattattgttttgttttactgttaGTTATTTGCTATGTTGTGATGTAAAGAGctaatattttcacatttgttGATTGTCACTGTTCTAAATTTCTGAATGCATCATCTTGCCTTACACCTGTAGCTTTTCTCAACAACCAAATCGAaccaaatgttatttatattattatgtcaTGTTATGTCTGTGCATTTGCAGGTGATTAAGTGTGGTCCTGTGTTTATGGAGTTGAGTACACCTTTGATGCTCTTTTCACAGGATGCATCAGTCTTTTATAAGCTCAGGTCTTTTTGGACAAGTATACTGAGCATTCTGGGTCATCCATGTGTGAGCACACGAGCATGAGAGTTGTTAGCCAATGGCTTTACAAACAGTGCGCTGTTGGACTCTGTGTCGCATAAAGGTGGTCTCTGAGGACCAAGGCTTTCAGCTTAAGAGGGATAGAAAGCCTGGTGCTTTTGGCTCTCCAGCACTTTCTATCTCTGGTTTACAGGCAACCTGCTCTTCACACGAAGGCTGTCTGTGTCCTTTAACGGCTCTGACAGCATATATCTTCCAACCTCAAACCTCGGAGAACTGATGATAGTTGCACATATGCATGAAAGCCAGACTGTGATTGGTGGCAATAAGAAATACTGTGATTAAAGCGTATTTCTTAAATATCCTCAGCTGTGTGTGCATTGGGTTGTATTTCACTGCGTTTGCCCAGCAGCCAGACAGTATTCATAAATCCTTTTTCTTTGTGAGCTTGTTCCAATTTTGACAATATTTCTTCGGGTGTAAAAGGCTTAGCTGCTGGCTATCCTTTCCTTTTCTCCACACATTctgttattttatagttatttttctgtctgtctgtctatctgtctctgtttTGCAGGTGCTTATGTTCCTGAAGGGCTGTTGACCTCCTGCACCTGGGATTATGTGACCTTCACACCCTCTGTGCGAGCTTACACTATGCTCCTCTTCATCTTTGTCTTCTTCATTCCACTTATCGTCATCATCTAttgctatttctttattttccGATCCATTCGCAGCACTAATGAGTGAGTTCTTCGATACAGTTCTAACAGAACAATATGAATTTATTAGCATCAACAGTGTTCCAAAGGTGTTATAtgtcttttgttttaaaaatgtaaattgtattgGAGAAATGTCAGTAAAATGTAACACTGAAGTACTTAAACACTTTTattctgcattttaattaatcttGAGGTGTGACCTATTGAAAACAGATAAGCTTTAGTGTTGTTTAACTGATGCTTTCTGTTTGTCTTTGGAAGAGCTGTGGGCAAAATTAATGGCGATAACAAGAGAGAcacaattaaacaatttcaacGGCTGAAAAATGAATGGAAGATGGCGAAAATTGCTCTTATTGTCATTCTCATGTATGTCATCTCCTGGTCTCCATATTCAACTGTGGCACTGACCGCTTTTGCTGGGTAAATGAATCCCAACCCTGACAAcacaatataatgtaatataaaatatacatagccataaaaaaattaggtttttttttttaggaaattattattttattctgcgaagacattaaattgatcaaaacttaTTGTTATTATGTAGACTACAAGTACAGAGGTAATGgcatacagtaatatatatatatatatatatatatatatatatatatatatatatatatatatatatatatatatatatatatatatatacataagttaACATATTGATTAATTTATACACTTGCATTTTTCAGGTATTCTGATATGCTCACACCGTATATGAATTCAGTACCTGCTGTGATAGCCAAGGCTTCAGCAATCCACAATCCCATCATTTACGCCATCACACACCCCAAATACAGGTACTGTGGTAATCTCATTGAGAATTGTTGATGTCAGTTCAATATTTTTGAAACTAGACTGGTTTAGCCAAAGTGGTAATGAAAATCATTAATGGCACTGTGAGTGGTaatgtttgacattttaatgGACAAACTCACCTTCAATTAATGCAGAACATGGGTCAGAGATTAGATTACCTGGTCTGGCCCCATTAGGACTAAACACCTGAGGCAAATtatgattgttttcatttttcctaGTGTCTAGCTCACTGAGCCATTCAATCGTAAATTGATCACAAACATGCATTGCTTCTGggttaaagttttttattattgatttaattaaccTGAATATCCATTTGAGCATAAAGAATAATTAATCCTGCACAGATCATCCTGATGGTATGGTATCATGTGTAAGGTCTGTTGGGTCAAAAAGTCATTTTGATTAGATTTTCTCCCAAAACACTAAGTCACATTTTCCTAAACACATTTTAGTCCCTATGCACTgaacatgttttcatgtttttaatttgaagCTCTGGAGTTATTGCATATATTTTGACACAAAAAAATTTCAGGAAACTTATTTCTGCTATTACTATTTCTGCCTTTAAAACTGATTTCAGTTCTACTGAATTAAAAACatatctgtgtatatattttttacaagacTACACACAATGATTTTGACATTTCTGATAGcaatcaatgttattttagtattttttttttgtattagttgtttttatattttcattatttaagttATTGTTTGACTGAACAGGTTTGGATCATGCTCTACAGTATGTAGAGTAAATATGAATCCACCATGTCTACGATGTCTCATGCTTGTATCTCATCTGTGTCTTTGTCAGGTTGGCCATAGCCAAATACATTCCATGTCTTCGTGTGCTGTTGTGCGTCCCCAAGCGTGACCTTCATTCGCTCCACAGCAGCTTTATGTCCACACGTCGTTCCACCGTCACAAGCCAGTCCTCTGATATGTCCGGACAGTTTCGCAGAACCAGCACTGGCAAGTCCCGGCTCTCCTCAGCCTCCGACAGTgaatctgtgagtgtgtgagccTGATGGATCTCTAGATATGATGATTAGTCTTCTCATGGACAAATGTGATTGTAATGGATGTATTTTATGACCTGTTTCTACTCTTCAGGGCTGGACAGATACTGAGGCTGATCTCTCCAGCATGAGCTCCAGGCCTGCCAGCCGGCAGGTGTCTTGTGACATCAGCAAGGACACTGCAGAGATCCCAGACTTCAAACCTAGTAACTCGTCCAGCTTCAAGTCAAAGCTCAAAAGCCATGACTCGGGCATCTTTGAAAAGGTGACCTCACATGCTGAATGTATTACATATGTGGCAAGTATCAAAGGATTGTAGCCTTATGAAAATGTGTTCATGCAGAATTGCTAATCCTGTCATACTCTGTTAATGCTCGTGTTACTCTGTTGAAGCATGAGCATAGCTTGACATTTGACCTAGTCAGTAAATTTGGGCagtcacatttttaaacacatttcagcCTTCTTATAGGAAACCTACAAATTCACACTCCGTGTAGCGTATTCAAGTGAATCTGTGATGGTAATCAGATACGCCGCACTATCACTATCTGTCTGTTTTTGCCATACTAAACTGATTCATGGAACTCATGTCAACACAATCTCAAAGTAGTCTTGTATTTAGTGAATCAAGGAGTGTGTTACTCACCCACTGCTTTGAAACAAACATCTGATGGGCATGAATTAAGTATAATAGTATTAAGTATAAAATTAATGTACAAtggcagacacacaaacactgtatatttcataaatttaactgaaaatagACAATTAAGTAGTTTATGTTCTAGAATCTATGATTAGGTTTTGTTGTGGGTAAATGAAAAACAACCTTTTTAGGTAAATGGTCCTCCTTCTGACATAAATGCAGCACCCTGAGCTGTTTCCTGCAGATCACCTTTATGAGGTTGTCCTGATCATCATACACAACATGaatgaatgttttcttttttctttttgttacaaAATGCCACAAACTAAGTCTCTAATGCACACCAAGGCTAAATTAGTTTGATTAAAATATGgtgaaaattaaaacaattaaaagaactgttgttatatattttaaaatgtaatttattcctgagatgttatatgattctttagaaatcattttgataCTTTGATGCTCAAGcaacatttttattcctgtcacCATTAAAAAGttgttgtgcttaatatttttggagaaacatttcttttcaggattctttgatgaataaagagtttaaaagaacagaatttatttgaaatagaagtgttttgtatcattataaatgtctcaaTTTAATGTGTACTTGCTGAACAGAAGTTAACACTTTCTGACCCTAGACTTTTTTGGTTATCCTGACTCTCTCATTTCTGACCTAGAGTTCCTCTGATGTGGAAGATGTGTCTGTGGTAGGACTCGTTCAGCCGGACCGTACTAACCCTTTAGCTGTGAGTCTGTTTAAGTTTAGTATAAACTGGACAAGCATTTGCAGGATCCTGTAGATGGCATGGTTTGTAAAATTTGCTGATGTcaggaatgttttattttggtagAACTGGCAGAACAACTTGTTCAGGCAATCACATTTGTACATGAAAAATCTGAAAGCATATTCAAATTGCTAGAATGTTGTTTGATGAATCAGTgtgctgttgaaaaaaaaagtaattagttaatGAATTTGAATTCTGATTGCAGAAGAAAAGCGTGTAATAAAATTACTGttccatttttccatttaatgcctttttctgcagaagaaatatGTGCCTTTGAAAGAATAATCCTAATCATCTTTCATATATGAATGCCTATTCATTAAACCAAGAATTCTGCCATCAGTGTTTTGTTACGGAGGTCatcttgtttgttttgattcTGATTTAATGCACAATAAAGGCTGATAATTGGCAATAGGTAGATTTAATCTCTCAAAACCTTTCTCTGTGCTGTTTGCAGGCTGGTGACGGTACAGACATGCCAATTTCAAGAGGTGCGATTGGTCGGATTCCCAGTATTGTAATCACCTCTGAGTCTAGATCTCTCCTGGCCTCGGTACGGCCCAGCTACAGAAGCAGCCGCTCAAGTGTGTCCAGTGCTGGGGCAAATCCAACTAGGAGAGACTCTCGTGGAGGAGTTCAGCAGGGGGCAGTGCATCTCTCCACTGCGGCTGAAACCCCTGAGTCTGCTCACTTATTAGACAACCCTCGCCCTTAGTATCTCTAGTGCTTATGCCACTTCACTCGCCGTCTAATCCTTACCTTCAAGCTTTGTTTTGAGGTTTAGTGTTTTTGTGAGTTATCCTGTTCTGTGGTTTAGACCTTTAGTAAGGGAAACTTGAAATGAAGACAAACCCTGAGAGATTAATCAGTGCTCTGTATCACAGAATGTAAAGTATGAAAGTCAAACATTGATGTCTTTTacatgtgtaatacatttttgtgatgaCCTAAACTGTTACACAATGTCCAGCATCTTTGTTTCCTTCTATTTTAAGGAAGCATTTAACAGACAGTGCTTTGAATCAGGCAAAGTTACAGCTCAGTCCATGGAGACTCGGATGGATGGAAAGAAAGGGCATCTCAGATTATTTTAGTCTGTCATCAATGTCAAATGGCATATACAGATTATATCAGTTACTTAGGGAGTTAAGCTTTAAGTTTctagaacattataaatgtagcCCATTTTTCACCTGTTTGACAATGCTATTTCATAGTTATTTTACTATCTTTACTCAAAGTGGGACTCTACCTGAATGTTTTGCTTAACAGGATCATCTTAAGACTGTGGTATGTGAGTTTTGCTCATGAGACACTGAAATGCTCGCTTCCACAGAACTTCAAGGTATGTAATATGAAGCAATATTACAGCTTAGAATCCTGTTTTATCTGTTTAGTCACCATGGTGATCTCATTTTGAATATTAAACTTATCAGATCTTCAGACTTATAGCTGCACTatgtaactttttatatatttaaaaaacaaaatagcaaaTAGTTACTGAGgagagtttaaaaaaatgcatcttccAAGCCATGTATTTTCTTTACCCCAAAACACTACAATACTAATTTATAATTTAGACAAGAAATTGTACACGTGTTATTCTCCTATGCTTGTCATGTCATATCTGTTCGTGAAGTAAAGCAGTTCTGATGTTGTGAGTGTTTTTGGTGTGGTAGTAGAATGAAGCTAAAACTTTGTTGTCAGTCCAAATGAGACAAATGTACCAATTTTTCATTCAAACCTCcagtattaaaaacacaaactcgTCTGTCTTCTCCGATAAGAAACGCTGTATCCATGTGTACATCAGTGCCTCAAACAGGCCTAACAGTCAGTCGCACAGAGGCTCAGAGCCCGAAGCACAACCAATCTTCTCCCACTATACACATGCAGTTTTACTTTGTAACCGCTAGAGGGCCAGAAGTTACATAGAGCTGGTCCCAATACCCACATTGGGGTTTTACATTGGAATTAACTTACATTTTCCTCCAAAATGCCAATAGTGTAGGTTTAAGATTGGAAGCCTTTCTAATTCTGCTCCTGACTGCTGATTTTTGAAAGCATTGTAATCATTTCtggttttgacattttttagatgttttgtctttttagtttctttttagtttttatgcaagttgtaaatgtgttgttgttgttttgtaaaattCTTGTAATATTACTAACGGCCTCTGAAAGTTACAGTGTGTTGCAACAGAACCCTAAGAACTTCAGCGTTAAGAATGTGGAATTTCATTTGTTATCAGTTTGCAAATATGGGCTACATCACATTAGTGAAAATAGAAACAGCACCTCAATTCACCGTAAAGCATCTGTTTATCATCTGTTTCACTGATGTAATCTAGTGATTGGAGGGATAAAAAGATTTTTGGATTGCTTTGGAAAAAAGTAAATCTTAAACAGCCCAAGCCCCAGAATGCATATACCTGTAGCAGGGACACATCATTATCTCACTAAATCACACCAACAGAGAATGCATGCTATGTGTGTTTCCAGCAGTCTATCTTCGAGATGAATGACCCTAAAGAATACTGCTCACATGCAGCTCACATATGCATCCACCTCTTCAGCCGTGTTGTTTTTactattctttgtttttaattatcaCTGTTTGAATATTCACTTTAGATCAAATTATATTCAACTATTAATGTTTAAACAATTATGCTGCCTTTTTACTCTGTGACTGGACGTTACTCAAATGTGATGGTGGCTGCTCTTCTAGATAGTTCTGGAAGACACGGTTTAGCAAATAAACATTGTAGCGCTATTTAGAGTTATCTAgtgttttgttgttcttttttggtttgtttgtttatatgtttttagctggtttgtttgtaaaaaaaaaaaatggactgtttttattaagtatagtCTCAAATTGTATCAGAATATATATGTTAATGTGTATATGTTAATCCATTCACATGAAagacagtatatatatgtatccaACACCAAGGAGAACATTATTGTATATTTGAAATGCTCTTATGtggtttttcttatttatttttttaaataaacctgcAGTTCTACAAATTGTTTCTTTTCTCTGTAGAATATAGAGAGGAGCAAGTTATTTCATAATCAAATtagcaaaaataattcaaatttttctttcataaaatatTACTGTCAAGTGacatcactaaattaaaaaaaataataataataaaagctggTCTATTTATAGAGATGTTTCTCTAGCCTTCAGACACCGCTGTCCTTAATAACACACGCTGTCAGTAatgatttgaaatcatttttcatggtttttcctttgcatttagAGAATCACAGCAAAAGTTCCATACATTGTCAGGATAAATGCTTCTGAGGATGAACGGGCTTTTTACATGACAAGAATCCTGTGAAATGAAAATGGAGGGATACAGATATGGAAGTTGGTTTActagtggttttattttatttttttggttctgCAAGTCATTTTGAGTTAATTGTACCCAAAGGGTAAACACATCTGCCCCGTTCTGGCCACATGTTGAATTGCATATGCCAactttttagtttgttgtttctTTAAGCCtgacttaaaggcacaatatgtaagattttttttattaaaatatcccaaaaccactagaacagtgttatatattttgattacttgtgtacttacataatcccaaatgtttcgaagaatgtttaaatccagaaaattaagcaattttaactagggacagggaccgtgtccatagtgtaaTTGTGTCGCCTGGCAATGATGTCATACACcgtcgatttccggttttgttttgtagaaaacaaatggaaacaccaaagacgctttaatatgttgtgcgttttaattGACCGGTGAAGACCGCACTGAGTAGCATTATAACtgacttttt
Encoded proteins:
- the LOC109107467 gene encoding melanopsin-A produces the protein MVEESVYPFPTVDVPDHAHYTIGAVILAVGITGMLGNFLVIYAFSRSRTLRTPANLFIINLAITDFLMCATQAPIFFTTSMHKRWIFGEKGCELYAFCGALFGICSMITLMVIAVDRYFVITRPLASIGVLSQKRALLILLIAWAYSLGWSLPPFFGWSAYVPEGLLTSCTWDYVTFTPSVRAYTMLLFIFVFFIPLIVIIYCYFFIFRSIRSTNEAVGKINGDNKRDTIKQFQRLKNEWKMAKIALIVILMYVISWSPYSTVALTAFAGYSDMLTPYMNSVPAVIAKASAIHNPIIYAITHPKYRLAIAKYIPCLRVLLCVPKRDLHSLHSSFMSTRRSTVTSQSSDMSGQFRRTSTGKSRLSSASDSESGWTDTEADLSSMSSRPASRQVSCDISKDTAEIPDFKPSNSSSFKSKLKSHDSGIFEKSSSDVEDVSVVGLVQPDRTNPLAAGDGTDMPISRGAIGRIPSIVITSESRSLLASVRPSYRSSRSSVSSAGANPTRRDSRGGVQQGAVHLSTAAETPESAHLLDNPRP